The following coding sequences lie in one Isoptericola variabilis 225 genomic window:
- the ccsB gene encoding c-type cytochrome biogenesis protein CcsB, which produces MEIAELSVLLVWASMTALAIALVAFAVDLGRRTERRAGRRAEARSLAAVGGGEAPAATPVPPSGTDAGEPRRRALGIAMSTTWLGTAMLLVAIVLRGLAAGRTPWANMYEFTLVGSFMALAVFLGLTVRRDVRFLGTFVTGLVVLFLALGVNVFYVAATGVQPALQNYWLVIHVGVAVAATGILTVAFVTSVLQLLRDSRDAGVPFLARPGFRWLDQMPAPAALETLSFRLNAVGFVLWTFTLIGGAIWAEHAWGRYWGWDPKEVWSFIVWVVYAAYLHARTTRGWSGRRAAWFVVVGYACVLFNFTGVNLIFNGKHSYSGL; this is translated from the coding sequence ATGGAGATCGCCGAGCTGAGCGTGCTGCTCGTCTGGGCCTCGATGACCGCGCTCGCCATCGCGCTCGTCGCGTTCGCCGTCGACCTGGGCCGGCGGACCGAGCGGCGTGCCGGCCGGCGGGCCGAGGCCCGCTCCCTCGCGGCCGTGGGCGGCGGCGAGGCGCCCGCCGCGACGCCCGTGCCGCCGTCGGGCACCGACGCGGGCGAGCCGCGCCGCCGTGCGCTCGGGATCGCCATGTCGACGACGTGGCTCGGCACCGCGATGCTGCTCGTCGCGATCGTCCTGCGCGGCCTCGCGGCCGGCCGCACGCCGTGGGCCAACATGTACGAGTTCACGCTGGTCGGCTCGTTCATGGCGCTCGCGGTGTTCCTCGGCCTGACGGTGCGGCGCGACGTGCGCTTCCTCGGCACGTTCGTCACGGGGCTCGTCGTGCTGTTCCTCGCCCTGGGCGTCAACGTCTTCTACGTCGCCGCGACCGGCGTGCAGCCCGCGCTGCAGAACTACTGGCTCGTGATCCACGTCGGCGTCGCCGTCGCGGCCACGGGCATCCTCACGGTCGCGTTCGTGACGTCGGTGCTCCAGCTCCTGCGCGACAGCCGTGACGCGGGGGTGCCGTTCCTCGCGCGGCCGGGCTTCCGCTGGCTCGACCAGATGCCCGCGCCCGCCGCGCTCGAGACGCTGTCGTTCCGCCTCAACGCCGTCGGGTTCGTGCTGTGGACGTTCACCCTCATCGGCGGCGCGATCTGGGCCGAGCACGCGTGGGGCCGCTACTGGGGCTGGGACCCCAAGGAGGTCTGGAGCTTCATCGTGTGGGTCGTGTACGCGGCCTACCTGCACGCGCGCACGACGCGCGGGTGGTCGGGGCGGCGGGCCGCGTGGTTCGTCGTCGTGGGCTACGCCTGCGTGCTGTTCAACTTCACCGGCGTGAACCTCATCTTCAACGGGAAGCACTCGTACTCGGGGCTGTGA
- a CDS encoding isochorismate synthase MenF — translation MSATPLPAPAPRPGEPAGTAEPLPLVVRTTRIDGLPDGPTALLDLLPDTRPLAWVRRGDGIVGWGEALRLETDGPGRFADAESAWQATLARAVVRDDVRLPGTGPVAFGTFAFDDDGGYEDHFTDDALRGRRAGTLVVPRVVVGRRGDVAWMTTIRPAGALDVAPGAAALARTRRTPVTGPGTVTFTDGAVAAQDWPALVGEAVDRIRAGELEKVVLARDVVATAEHPVDARHLLTRLADAYEACWTFSVGGMVGATPELLVRSEKGLVTSRVLAGTIRREPGMSDDDALLHAAQLARSSKDLEEHEYAVASVARALQHYCTSMNVPDAPFVLHLPNVMHLASDVTGVLDRSGLYNGGRPPSSLALAAALHPSAAVCGTPTVAARELIREIEGMDRSRYAGPVGWVGSDGDGEWGIALRSAELSDDDPRHVRLFAGCGIVAASDPAAELAESEAKLQPMRWALGS, via the coding sequence ATGTCCGCCACGCCCCTGCCGGCGCCGGCCCCGCGACCCGGGGAGCCCGCCGGCACCGCCGAGCCGCTCCCCCTCGTCGTCCGCACGACCCGGATCGACGGGCTCCCGGACGGCCCCACCGCCCTGCTGGACCTGCTGCCCGACACGCGCCCGCTCGCGTGGGTGCGCCGCGGCGACGGCATCGTCGGCTGGGGCGAGGCGCTGCGCCTCGAGACCGACGGACCCGGCCGGTTCGCCGACGCCGAGTCGGCCTGGCAGGCCACGCTCGCCCGCGCCGTCGTGCGCGACGACGTCCGCCTCCCCGGCACGGGGCCCGTCGCGTTCGGCACGTTCGCGTTCGACGACGACGGCGGCTACGAGGACCACTTCACCGACGACGCGCTCCGCGGGCGCCGCGCCGGGACGCTCGTCGTGCCGCGGGTCGTCGTCGGTCGCCGCGGCGACGTCGCGTGGATGACGACGATCCGCCCCGCCGGCGCGCTCGACGTCGCGCCCGGCGCGGCGGCGCTCGCCCGCACCCGCCGCACCCCCGTGACGGGGCCGGGCACCGTGACGTTCACCGACGGCGCGGTCGCCGCGCAGGACTGGCCCGCGCTCGTGGGCGAGGCGGTCGACCGCATCCGCGCGGGCGAGCTCGAGAAGGTCGTCCTGGCGCGCGACGTCGTCGCGACCGCCGAGCACCCCGTCGACGCGCGCCACCTGCTGACCCGGCTCGCCGACGCGTACGAGGCGTGCTGGACGTTCTCGGTCGGCGGCATGGTCGGCGCGACGCCCGAGCTGCTCGTGCGCAGCGAGAAGGGGCTGGTGACCTCGCGCGTGCTCGCCGGCACGATCCGCCGCGAGCCCGGGATGTCCGACGACGACGCGCTGCTGCACGCGGCGCAGCTCGCCCGGTCGTCGAAGGACCTCGAGGAGCACGAGTACGCCGTCGCGTCCGTGGCCCGCGCGCTGCAGCACTACTGCACGTCGATGAACGTGCCCGACGCGCCGTTCGTCCTGCACCTGCCGAACGTCATGCACCTGGCCTCCGACGTCACGGGCGTGCTCGACCGCTCGGGCCTGTACAACGGCGGTCGCCCGCCGTCGTCGCTCGCCCTGGCCGCCGCGCTCCACCCGTCCGCCGCCGTGTGCGGCACGCCGACGGTCGCGGCGCGCGAGCTCATCCGCGAGATCGAGGGCATGGACCGCTCCCGCTACGCCGGTCCGGTGGGCTGGGTCGGGTCCGACGGCGACGGCGAGTGGGGCATCGCCCTGCGGTCGGCCGAGCTGTCCGACGACGACCCCCGCCACGTGCGCCTGTTCGCGGGCTGCGGGATCGTCGCGGCCTCGGACCCGGCGGCCGAGCTCGCCGAGTCCGAGGCCAAGCTGCAGCCCATGCGCTGGGCGCTGGGCTCCTAG
- a CDS encoding 1,4-dihydroxy-2-naphthoyl-CoA synthase, whose product MSSTPVNLPRQVSATFDPQRWREVTGFEDLTDMTYHRGVERGVSDDGTPVVRDLPVVRVAFDRPDVRNAFRPHTVDELYRILDHARMTSDVGTVLITGNGPSPKDGGWAFCSGGDQRIRGRSGYQYTTTDDEGRPAETADRVDPARAGRLHILEVQRLIRTMPKVVIAVVDGWAAGGGHSLHVVADLSIACRQHGRFKQTDANVGSFDGGYGSAYLARQVGQKRAREIFFLAREYSADDAERWGAVNEVAEHDDVEDLAIEYARTIATKSPQAIRMLKFAFNLADDGLAGQQVFAGEATRLAYMTDEAVEGRDAFLAKRDPDWSQFPYYF is encoded by the coding sequence GTGAGCAGCACGCCCGTGAACCTCCCCCGCCAGGTCTCCGCGACGTTCGACCCGCAGCGCTGGCGGGAGGTCACCGGCTTCGAGGACCTCACCGACATGACGTACCACCGCGGCGTCGAGCGCGGCGTGTCCGACGACGGCACGCCGGTCGTGCGGGACCTGCCGGTCGTGCGCGTCGCGTTCGACCGCCCCGACGTGCGCAACGCGTTCCGCCCGCACACGGTCGACGAGCTCTACCGGATCCTCGACCACGCCCGCATGACGTCCGACGTCGGGACCGTGCTGATCACCGGCAACGGCCCGAGCCCCAAGGACGGCGGCTGGGCGTTCTGCTCGGGCGGCGACCAGCGCATCCGCGGCCGGTCGGGCTACCAGTACACGACCACGGACGACGAGGGCCGCCCCGCCGAGACGGCCGACCGCGTCGACCCGGCCCGCGCCGGGCGCCTGCACATCCTCGAGGTGCAGCGACTCATCCGCACCATGCCCAAGGTGGTCATCGCCGTCGTGGACGGCTGGGCCGCGGGCGGCGGGCACTCGCTCCACGTCGTCGCGGACCTGTCGATCGCGTGCCGCCAGCACGGCAGGTTCAAGCAGACGGACGCGAACGTCGGCTCGTTCGACGGCGGGTACGGGTCCGCCTACCTCGCGCGCCAGGTGGGGCAGAAGCGCGCCCGCGAGATCTTCTTCCTCGCCCGCGAGTACTCGGCCGACGACGCCGAGCGCTGGGGCGCGGTCAACGAGGTCGCCGAGCACGACGACGTCGAGGACCTTGCGATCGAGTACGCCCGCACGATCGCCACGAAGTCCCCGCAGGCGATCCGCATGCTCAAGTTCGCGTTCAACCTCGCCGACGACGGCCTGGCCGGCCAGCAGGTCTTCGCCGGCGAGGCGACCCGGCTCGCGTACATGACCGACGAGGCCGTCGAGGGCCGCGACGCCTTCCTGGCCAAGCGCGACCCCGACTGGTCGCAGTTCCCGTACTACTTCTGA
- a CDS encoding 1,4-dihydroxy-2-naphthoate polyprenyltransferase produces MATTREWIAGARPRTLPAATAPVLVGSGAAAQVDAFAWLPALLALGVALALQVGVNYANDYSDGVRGTDVDRVGPLRLTASRAARPGQVRAAAFAAFGVAGVLGLALCAVSGHWWLVAVGALCMLAGWFYTGGRRPYGYAGLGEVGVFVFFGLVATLGTTYTQADRITWPAVLGAVGVGLVACALLMANNLRDIPTDAVAGKRTLAVRVGDRRARRLYVAWIVVSVLLGLACAFWSPWALAMVFLVLPAVLLTVPVLAGARGRLLVPVLAGTGLFELGYGALLGLALAL; encoded by the coding sequence ATGGCCACGACCCGCGAGTGGATCGCCGGGGCCCGCCCCCGCACGCTGCCGGCCGCGACGGCGCCGGTGCTCGTCGGCTCGGGGGCCGCGGCGCAGGTCGACGCGTTCGCGTGGCTGCCGGCGCTGCTCGCGCTCGGCGTCGCTCTCGCGCTGCAGGTCGGGGTCAACTACGCCAACGACTACTCCGACGGCGTGCGCGGCACCGACGTCGACCGCGTCGGCCCGCTGCGGCTCACCGCGTCGCGGGCCGCGCGGCCCGGTCAGGTCAGGGCCGCGGCGTTCGCGGCGTTCGGCGTCGCGGGTGTCCTGGGCCTCGCCCTGTGCGCGGTGAGCGGGCACTGGTGGCTCGTCGCGGTCGGCGCGCTGTGCATGCTCGCGGGCTGGTTCTACACGGGCGGACGACGCCCGTACGGGTACGCCGGCCTCGGCGAGGTGGGCGTGTTCGTGTTCTTCGGGCTCGTGGCGACGCTCGGTACGACCTACACGCAGGCCGACCGCATCACGTGGCCCGCGGTGCTCGGCGCCGTCGGCGTCGGCCTCGTCGCGTGCGCGCTGCTCATGGCGAACAACCTCCGCGACATCCCGACCGACGCCGTCGCCGGCAAGCGCACCCTCGCCGTGCGGGTAGGCGACCGCCGGGCGCGCCGCCTGTACGTCGCGTGGATCGTCGTGTCGGTGCTGCTCGGCCTGGCGTGCGCGTTCTGGTCGCCGTGGGCGCTCGCGATGGTGTTCCTCGTGCTGCCCGCGGTGCTCCTGACGGTGCCCGTGCTCGCCGGGGCGCGCGGACGGCTGCTGGTGCCGGTCCTCGCCGGCACGGGGCTGTTCGAGCTGGGCTACGGCGCGCTCCTGGGCCTCGCCCTCGCCCTGTGA
- a CDS encoding PLDc N-terminal domain-containing protein: MFVRVVLPLVVVGLVVYSLADLAGSDEEDRGGLPTWLWVLIILLLPVFGAVAWIVLKAQHRRAGGRGSGSRGRPGRGPRRPSGPVAPDDDPDFLWRLEQERRRRRRESGQDPDDDTPSSLA, from the coding sequence ATGTTCGTACGCGTCGTCCTGCCCCTGGTGGTCGTGGGGCTCGTGGTCTACTCGCTCGCCGACCTGGCCGGGTCGGACGAGGAGGACCGCGGCGGCCTGCCCACGTGGCTGTGGGTGCTCATCATCCTACTGCTGCCCGTGTTCGGCGCCGTCGCGTGGATCGTGCTCAAGGCGCAGCATCGCCGCGCGGGCGGCCGGGGCTCGGGCAGCCGTGGCCGCCCCGGTCGCGGGCCGCGGCGTCCGTCCGGCCCCGTGGCGCCCGACGACGACCCGGACTTCCTCTGGCGGCTCGAGCAGGAGCGCCGTCGTCGCCGGCGCGAGAGCGGCCAGGACCCGGACGACGACACCCCGAGCTCGCTGGCCTGA
- a CDS encoding S1C family serine protease, whose translation MSTDNTHEPANGSGTPDEPRRPQAEQHAPEQHPAEQPTAPVPPVGQERPQPRYGQYAPGQTAQQPPALHPPHVRPSDPYAVPLGTVGGPGAPGGPGGPGDDPGRGPRGPRGWTPVVGAAVVAALVASGGTAALVGALDSDAPAALTDVGSSARETDSAPVASSTDQNPDWEAVTAAVAPSVVAIQVAGQQGGSEGSGVIYDDQGRIITNNHVVASAVQGGAVQVTLSDGRLYEAEIVGLDPTTDLAVVQIVDPPDDLVAASVGDSAAVRVGNAVLAVGNPLGLAHTATTGIVSALDRPVSAQGEGGGGEQVVTNAIQIDAAINPGNSGGPLFNAQGQVIGITSSIATLSSGLGGHSGSIGLGFAIPVNLATSIADQLIEDGTAEHAFLGVSLQDTTVTADGVTRRGAEVVEVSAGSPAAEAGLQPGDVVVALDDKPVNGAESLTASVRERSAGETATLTYVRDGQTRTADVTFAVREESAGSGQGGGQGGQGQGGSQGGTQEDQGGTQEDQGGQGSDPTQPGNLPGWLEDLFGFGG comes from the coding sequence ATGAGCACCGACAACACGCACGAGCCGGCCAACGGGTCGGGGACGCCGGACGAGCCGCGCCGGCCGCAGGCCGAGCAGCACGCGCCCGAGCAGCACCCGGCCGAGCAGCCGACCGCCCCGGTCCCGCCCGTGGGGCAGGAGCGGCCCCAGCCGCGCTACGGCCAGTACGCGCCGGGCCAGACGGCGCAGCAGCCGCCCGCGCTGCACCCGCCGCACGTGCGGCCGTCGGACCCGTACGCCGTGCCGCTCGGCACGGTGGGCGGTCCCGGTGCGCCGGGCGGACCGGGCGGCCCCGGCGACGACCCGGGCCGTGGCCCGCGCGGCCCGCGCGGGTGGACGCCCGTCGTCGGCGCGGCCGTGGTGGCGGCGCTCGTGGCAAGCGGCGGCACCGCGGCGCTCGTCGGCGCGCTCGACTCCGACGCCCCGGCGGCCCTGACCGACGTCGGCTCCTCGGCGCGCGAGACAGACTCCGCGCCCGTCGCCAGCTCGACGGACCAGAACCCCGACTGGGAGGCCGTCACGGCGGCCGTCGCGCCGTCGGTCGTCGCGATCCAGGTCGCGGGCCAGCAGGGCGGCTCGGAGGGGTCCGGCGTCATCTACGACGACCAGGGCCGCATCATCACGAACAACCACGTGGTCGCCTCGGCCGTCCAGGGCGGCGCGGTGCAGGTCACGCTGAGCGACGGGCGGCTCTACGAGGCCGAGATCGTGGGCCTCGACCCGACGACGGACCTCGCCGTCGTGCAGATCGTCGACCCGCCGGACGACCTCGTGGCGGCGTCCGTCGGCGACTCCGCGGCCGTGCGGGTCGGCAACGCCGTGCTGGCGGTCGGCAACCCGCTCGGGCTCGCGCACACGGCCACGACGGGCATCGTGTCCGCGCTCGACCGGCCGGTCTCGGCCCAGGGCGAGGGCGGCGGCGGGGAGCAGGTCGTGACCAACGCGATCCAGATCGACGCCGCGATCAACCCCGGCAACTCGGGCGGCCCGCTGTTCAACGCGCAGGGCCAGGTCATCGGCATCACGTCGTCGATCGCGACGCTCTCGAGCGGCCTGGGCGGCCACTCGGGCTCGATCGGGCTGGGCTTCGCCATCCCGGTCAACCTCGCGACGAGCATCGCCGACCAGCTCATCGAGGACGGCACCGCCGAGCACGCGTTCCTGGGCGTCTCGCTCCAGGACACCACGGTGACCGCCGACGGTGTCACGCGCCGCGGCGCCGAGGTCGTCGAGGTCAGCGCGGGCTCGCCCGCGGCCGAGGCCGGCCTGCAGCCGGGCGACGTCGTGGTCGCGCTCGACGACAAGCCGGTCAACGGCGCCGAGTCGCTCACCGCGTCGGTCCGCGAGCGTTCCGCGGGCGAGACGGCGACCCTGACGTACGTGCGCGACGGGCAGACCCGGACCGCGGACGTCACGTTCGCCGTGCGCGAGGAGTCGGCGGGGTCCGGGCAGGGCGGCGGCCAGGGCGGCCAGGGTCAGGGCGGAAGCCAGGGCGGCACGCAGGAGGACCAGGGCGGCACGCAGGAGGACCAGGGCGGCCAGGGGTCCGACCCGACGCAGCCGGGCAACCTCCCGGGCTGGCTCGAGGACCTGTTCGGCTTCGGCGGCTGA
- a CDS encoding AMP-binding protein translates to MLEDLVEAVRRALDGGPAVTPLPRLNPDVPLPDGTALVVRTSGSTGAPREVALTADALRASATATHERLGGPGRWVLTLPATHVAGVQVIVRSVLAGTAPAVADLGAPFTADGLADLLEPVLAEADGPVYTSLVPTQLHRLVAAADDGAPRGLQALARCAAVLVGGAAAPAPLLERSHDAHVRVVRTYGMSETAGGCVYDGVPLPGVRVRIEPGSDVVELAGPMLAAGYVGDAAATAAAFRTDADGPDAGTRWFRTSDLGAWSPDGRLRVLGRADDVVVTGGVNVAPAAVEAELASVLPRVLGPSATGEACVVGVPDEEWGQAVVAVAVVKPELSGPGRDIPRREPDNSTGLAAVGPEELAAVRAAVTATLGAPSAPRRVYRATALPLRGPGKVDRAAVARAVRTHEAPTSP, encoded by the coding sequence GTGCTGGAGGACCTGGTCGAGGCGGTGCGCCGCGCGCTCGACGGCGGCCCGGCGGTCACCCCGCTCCCCCGCCTGAACCCCGACGTCCCGCTGCCCGACGGCACGGCGCTGGTGGTGCGGACCTCCGGGTCGACGGGCGCCCCGCGCGAGGTCGCGCTGACCGCGGACGCGCTGCGCGCCTCGGCCACCGCGACGCACGAGCGGCTCGGCGGCCCCGGACGGTGGGTCCTCACGCTGCCGGCCACGCACGTCGCGGGCGTGCAGGTGATCGTGCGGTCGGTGCTCGCGGGGACGGCCCCGGCGGTCGCCGACCTCGGTGCGCCGTTCACCGCCGACGGCCTCGCCGACCTGCTCGAGCCCGTCCTCGCGGAGGCCGACGGCCCCGTCTACACGTCGCTCGTCCCCACGCAGCTCCACCGCCTCGTCGCGGCGGCCGACGACGGGGCGCCGCGCGGGCTGCAGGCGCTGGCCCGGTGCGCGGCGGTGCTCGTCGGCGGGGCCGCCGCACCCGCCCCGCTGCTCGAGCGCTCGCACGACGCCCACGTGCGCGTCGTGCGCACGTACGGGATGTCCGAGACGGCGGGCGGGTGCGTCTACGACGGCGTCCCGCTGCCCGGCGTCCGGGTGCGGATCGAGCCGGGGAGCGACGTCGTCGAGCTCGCGGGGCCGATGCTCGCCGCCGGGTACGTGGGCGACGCCGCCGCGACCGCGGCCGCGTTCCGCACCGACGCCGACGGGCCCGACGCCGGGACGCGCTGGTTCCGCACGAGCGACCTGGGCGCGTGGTCGCCCGACGGGCGGCTGCGCGTGCTCGGCCGGGCCGACGACGTCGTCGTCACGGGCGGGGTCAACGTCGCGCCGGCCGCCGTCGAGGCCGAGCTCGCGAGCGTGCTCCCCCGCGTGCTCGGGCCGTCCGCCACGGGCGAGGCCTGCGTCGTCGGGGTGCCCGACGAGGAGTGGGGACAGGCCGTCGTCGCGGTCGCCGTCGTGAAACCCGAGTTGTCAGGCCCAGGCCGGGATATACCGCGGCGTGAGCCTGACAACTCGACCGGACTGGCCGCCGTCGGGCCCGAGGAGCTCGCGGCGGTCCGTGCCGCCGTCACGGCTACGCTGGGGGCGCCGTCCGCGCCCCGGCGCGTCTACCGCGCCACCGCGCTCCCGCTGCGCGGACCGGGGAAGGTGGACCGTGCCGCCGTCGCGCGGGCGGTCCGGACGCACGAGGCACCCACCTCCCCCTGA
- a CDS encoding DUF4229 domain-containing protein: MPLLVYTLLRLALFAAALAAGYLVGLRSWLLLLVALVVAFAVSYLALRRQRDAAALWLAQRAERRAAARERTVDEDAAYEDSVVDQADSPR; encoded by the coding sequence GTGCCCCTCCTCGTCTACACGCTCCTGCGCCTCGCCCTGTTCGCCGCCGCGCTGGCCGCCGGGTACCTCGTCGGCCTGCGCAGCTGGCTGCTGCTGCTCGTGGCGCTCGTCGTCGCGTTCGCCGTGTCGTACCTCGCGCTGCGGCGCCAGCGCGACGCCGCGGCGCTGTGGCTCGCGCAGCGCGCCGAGCGACGCGCCGCCGCCCGGGAGCGGACGGTCGACGAGGACGCCGCGTACGAGGACTCGGTCGTCGACCAGGCCGACTCGCCGAGGTAG
- a CDS encoding o-succinylbenzoate synthase yields the protein MPAPDAATTSPVVWSTPLRTRFRGLDVRDGVLLRGEAGWGELSPFWDYDDAESATWLRAAREAADLGWPAPVRDRVPVNVTVPAVGPERAREIVLGSGGCRTAKVKVAQRLPDGAVEPLDAEVARVGAVRDAFVELYGEGGARVRVDANGGWTVDEALARTPVLDAAAGGLEYVEQPCATVEELAEVRRRLTAAVPVAADESIRRAADPLRVVREEAADVVVLKVQPLGGVRACLELAEKVGLPVVVSSALESSVGLAAGVALAAALPDLPYACGLATSQLLERDVTASPLLPVDGALPVRRVDPDAASLAAAAPSDEVRDRWLARHDRLAALLAEDGR from the coding sequence GTGCCCGCACCTGACGCTGCGACGACGTCCCCGGTCGTCTGGTCGACGCCGCTGCGCACCCGCTTCCGCGGCCTCGACGTGCGCGACGGCGTGCTCCTGCGCGGCGAGGCGGGTTGGGGCGAGCTGAGCCCGTTCTGGGACTACGACGACGCCGAGTCGGCCACGTGGCTCCGCGCTGCCCGCGAGGCCGCCGACCTCGGGTGGCCCGCCCCGGTGCGCGACCGCGTGCCGGTCAACGTCACCGTGCCCGCCGTGGGCCCCGAGCGGGCGCGCGAGATCGTCCTGGGCTCGGGCGGCTGCCGCACCGCCAAGGTCAAGGTCGCGCAGCGCCTGCCCGACGGCGCGGTCGAGCCGCTCGACGCCGAGGTCGCGCGCGTGGGCGCGGTGCGCGATGCGTTCGTCGAGCTGTACGGCGAGGGGGGCGCCCGGGTCCGCGTCGACGCCAACGGCGGCTGGACCGTCGACGAGGCGCTCGCGCGCACCCCCGTGCTCGACGCCGCGGCGGGCGGGCTCGAGTACGTCGAGCAGCCGTGCGCGACCGTGGAGGAGCTCGCCGAGGTGCGCCGTCGGCTCACCGCCGCCGTGCCGGTCGCCGCGGACGAGTCGATCCGCCGCGCGGCCGACCCGCTCCGCGTGGTGCGCGAGGAGGCGGCTGACGTCGTCGTGCTCAAGGTCCAGCCGCTCGGCGGCGTGCGCGCCTGCCTCGAGCTGGCCGAGAAGGTCGGCCTGCCCGTGGTGGTGTCGTCGGCGCTCGAGTCCTCGGTGGGGCTCGCGGCGGGCGTGGCGCTCGCGGCCGCACTGCCCGACCTGCCGTACGCGTGCGGGCTCGCGACGTCGCAGCTGCTCGAGCGCGACGTCACGGCCTCGCCGCTGCTGCCGGTCGACGGCGCCCTGCCCGTGCGGCGGGTCGACCCCGACGCCGCGTCCCTCGCCGCGGCGGCTCCCTCGGACGAGGTCCGGGACCGCTGGCTCGCGAGGCACGACCGGCTCGCGGCGCTCCTCGCGGAGGACGGGCGATGA
- the menD gene encoding 2-succinyl-5-enolpyruvyl-6-hydroxy-3-cyclohexene-1-carboxylic-acid synthase, with protein MSAGTPPSVVAARALVAELVRHGVHDVVLAPGSRSAPLAYAVAEAADGGRLELHVRVDERSAGFLALGLARGSGAPVAVVTTSGTAVANLHPAVLEAHHTGVPLLLLTADRPHELRGTGASQTTDQVGIFGTAVRHAVDVPAPDGRDGEVRDLLAVLGRALAAARGLRDLHPGPVHLNLAFRDPLHPATLLTPELSGPGRGIPGPGPDSSRSMTVVAPRAGEGADPAMPGDPARTLVVAGDGAGPDARIVAEAQGWPLLAEPSSGACGGPNAIAAYRSVLGVDELVRDVEQVVVLGRPTLSRPVQRLLARPDVAVTVVAPGGGPWPDAVRNAVRVVPALAGRWSEPAATRDGAFLERWRVAGRAAAAVVDAATSDAAVADGLLTSPHAALAVARAVTSVLGPDDVLVVGSSNPVRDLDLVLGLDHADREPPSVVANRGLAGIDGTVSTAVGVAIAAARPRRPARRGRRTRALLGDLTFLHDVGGLLRGPHEPPVDLEIVVVNDDGGSIFATLEHGTLAAAGERELRTFERVFGTPHGANLAQLCAGYGVDHQLVLDVGSLRHALQAPSRGIQVVEVRVPRADRLAETRELADRVADAVRAAL; from the coding sequence ATGAGCGCCGGGACCCCGCCGTCGGTCGTCGCCGCCCGCGCGCTCGTCGCCGAGCTCGTGCGGCACGGCGTGCACGACGTCGTCCTCGCGCCCGGGTCGCGCTCCGCGCCGCTCGCGTACGCGGTCGCGGAGGCGGCCGACGGCGGGCGCCTCGAGCTGCACGTGCGGGTCGACGAGCGGTCGGCGGGCTTCCTCGCGCTCGGCCTCGCGCGCGGCAGCGGTGCTCCCGTGGCGGTCGTGACGACGTCGGGCACCGCGGTGGCGAACCTGCACCCGGCGGTGCTCGAGGCGCACCACACCGGCGTGCCGCTGCTGCTGCTCACCGCCGACCGGCCGCACGAGCTGCGCGGCACCGGCGCGTCCCAGACCACCGACCAGGTCGGCATCTTCGGCACCGCCGTGCGGCACGCCGTCGACGTGCCCGCCCCGGACGGGCGCGACGGCGAGGTGCGCGACCTGCTCGCCGTGCTCGGACGCGCGCTCGCCGCCGCGCGCGGGCTGCGGGACCTGCACCCCGGGCCGGTGCACCTCAACCTCGCGTTCCGCGACCCCCTGCACCCGGCCACCCTCCTCACGCCGGAGCTGTCAGGCCCAGGCAGGGGTATACCCGGGCCTGGGCCTGACAGCTCGCGGAGCATGACCGTCGTGGCGCCGCGCGCCGGCGAGGGTGCCGACCCGGCGATGCCCGGGGACCCGGCCCGCACGCTCGTCGTCGCGGGCGACGGCGCCGGGCCGGACGCACGCATCGTCGCCGAGGCGCAGGGCTGGCCCCTGCTCGCCGAGCCGTCGTCCGGCGCGTGCGGCGGGCCGAACGCGATCGCGGCATACCGGTCGGTGCTCGGCGTCGACGAGCTCGTGCGCGACGTCGAGCAGGTCGTCGTCCTCGGCCGGCCCACGCTGTCCCGGCCGGTACAGCGCCTGCTCGCGCGGCCCGACGTCGCGGTGACGGTCGTCGCGCCCGGCGGCGGGCCGTGGCCCGACGCGGTCCGCAACGCCGTGCGGGTCGTGCCGGCGCTCGCCGGCCGTTGGTCGGAGCCCGCCGCGACCAGGGACGGCGCGTTCCTCGAACGGTGGCGGGTGGCCGGCCGCGCGGCGGCCGCGGTCGTCGACGCCGCGACGAGCGACGCGGCGGTCGCCGACGGCCTGCTCACCTCGCCGCACGCGGCGCTCGCGGTCGCTCGCGCGGTCACGTCGGTGCTCGGCCCGGACGACGTGCTCGTCGTCGGCTCGTCCAACCCGGTGCGCGACCTCGACCTCGTCCTCGGCCTCGACCACGCCGACCGCGAGCCGCCGTCGGTCGTCGCGAACCGCGGGCTCGCCGGCATCGACGGGACGGTCTCGACCGCGGTCGGCGTCGCGATCGCCGCCGCGCGGCCGCGCCGACCGGCTCGCCGCGGCCGGCGCACGCGCGCGCTCCTGGGCGACCTCACGTTCCTGCACGACGTCGGCGGCCTGCTCCGAGGCCCGCACGAGCCGCCCGTCGACCTCGAGATCGTCGTGGTCAACGACGACGGCGGCTCGATCTTCGCGACGCTCGAGCACGGGACGCTCGCGGCCGCGGGCGAGCGGGAGCTGCGCACCTTCGAGCGCGTCTTCGGCACGCCGCACGGCGCGAACCTCGCTCAGCTCTGCGCGGGCTACGGCGTCGACCACCAGCTCGTGCTCGACGTCGGGTCGCTGCGGCACGCGCTGCAGGCGCCGTCGCGGGGCATCCAGGTCGTCGAGGTGCGGGTGCCGCGCGCCGACCGCCTCGCCGAGACGCGCGAGCTCGCGGACCGGGTGGCCGACGCCGTGCGCGCGGCGCTCTGA